The following are from one region of the Pseudohongiella spirulinae genome:
- a CDS encoding ATP-binding protein yields the protein MKNQLSSWLFFRSYSVIAAGILIVALALDSLLLWLLPDNQQSSAERYSAEFAFIELILAGEGEEPGAVSRLFETMQPTLEEAAGVPVSLYEVAEMGDQQAFLTALRSGTVQTFIDGNSQEILYRMLPSGEQLIALGPLPAPPVSQASVETLVIVSYYLLVALLLFLWLRPFYRDLSALRHAASQFGRDDFETRVAVGSNSSILPVASSFNKMAERIQYLVTAHRDLTNAVAHELHTPLARFKFGLEMIPKMEAGERLTEHLNGMKSDVQELEELIDEMLTYARLSEDNLQLQLHTVRLNDWLKLQLAQYRDSQPPVLLNVKPEDDLTAVAFNPELLARAIHNIVRNCLRYAVTEVTVSCLIRAGEVKLCIFDDGPGIPEADWQRVFEPFARLDTSRDRQSGGYGLGLAIAKRILQRHGGDIHLAEHSPQGACFVLSWPYN from the coding sequence ATGAAAAATCAATTGTCGTCCTGGCTGTTTTTCCGCTCTTACAGCGTCATTGCCGCCGGCATACTGATTGTCGCGCTGGCACTGGATAGCCTGTTGCTCTGGCTGCTGCCGGATAATCAGCAGAGCAGTGCGGAACGTTATAGCGCCGAATTCGCGTTCATTGAACTGATACTGGCCGGGGAAGGCGAAGAGCCGGGCGCTGTAAGCAGATTGTTTGAGACCATGCAGCCAACGCTGGAGGAGGCGGCCGGCGTGCCGGTGAGTCTCTACGAGGTTGCCGAAATGGGTGACCAGCAGGCGTTTTTGACCGCGCTTCGCAGTGGGACCGTGCAGACCTTTATAGACGGAAATTCGCAGGAAATCCTCTACCGCATGTTGCCTTCAGGCGAGCAGCTCATTGCGCTCGGGCCACTGCCGGCGCCGCCCGTATCCCAGGCCTCTGTCGAAACCCTGGTGATTGTCAGCTACTACTTGTTGGTGGCACTGCTGCTGTTTCTATGGCTCAGGCCGTTCTACCGGGATCTGAGTGCACTTCGTCACGCGGCCAGCCAGTTCGGCCGCGATGACTTTGAGACGCGGGTAGCGGTGGGCAGCAACTCCAGTATTCTGCCGGTGGCCAGCTCATTTAACAAAATGGCGGAGCGCATACAGTATCTGGTGACTGCGCATCGTGATCTGACCAATGCGGTGGCGCATGAGTTACACACACCGCTGGCGCGCTTCAAATTCGGACTGGAAATGATCCCGAAGATGGAAGCCGGCGAGCGTCTGACAGAGCACCTCAACGGCATGAAATCCGATGTCCAGGAGCTGGAGGAACTGATTGATGAGATGCTGACCTATGCCAGACTTAGCGAGGATAACCTGCAACTTCAGTTGCACACTGTCAGACTGAATGACTGGTTGAAGTTGCAACTGGCACAGTATCGAGACTCACAACCGCCCGTGCTGTTGAACGTAAAGCCCGAAGACGACCTGACGGCCGTGGCATTCAATCCCGAACTGCTGGCCCGGGCCATTCATAACATCGTCCGTAACTGTCTCCGCTATGCGGTAACGGAGGTGACTGTCAGTTGTCTGATCAGGGCAGGTGAGGTCAAACTGTGCATCTTTGATGACGGCCCCGGCATTCCCGAAGCTGACTGGCAGCGGGTTTTCGAACCCTTTGCCCGGCTGGACACCAGCCGTGACCGACAGTCTGGCGGTTATGGCCTGGGGCTGGCGATTGCCAAGCGGATTCTGCAGCGTCATGGTGGCGATATCCACCTTGCTGAGCACTCGCCGCAAGGTGCCTGTTTTGTGCTGAGCTGGCCGTACAATTAG
- a CDS encoding DUF58 domain-containing protein, translating into MGSGLGQRLAGLRQRWQRLMAARQARWLARRVPATDSLKLSQRIIFILPTLHGTLFGLGAVVVLIIAIADRNSVALILALSMLSLFLLSLVLCYRNLSGLQLQAQTSADGKETSTMQRCYVGGNANFAVTLRAAGSRRFHQDLWLGFSNDAMQYVCVPKGDQVTLNLTTAATQRGLLSAPRLTLRTLYPMGLWQGWSRPDLAMRCLVYPQPQICALPANVRRLPDAAHGRKITARQAGVDDFAGLRSYQPGDSRRRIAWQTLARGQGLKTRQFVSEADPQVLLSFDQFPGRELESVLSCLCFQVLQLSRRGQAVGLKLPGQIVMAPAQGDANKHALLQALALFNNADIREE; encoded by the coding sequence ATGGGTTCTGGACTCGGTCAACGTCTTGCCGGGCTGAGACAGCGCTGGCAGCGGCTGATGGCTGCGCGCCAGGCGCGGTGGCTGGCACGACGTGTGCCGGCAACAGACAGTCTGAAGCTCAGTCAGCGCATCATTTTCATCTTGCCTACGCTGCACGGCACACTGTTTGGTCTGGGCGCGGTGGTTGTGCTGATCATTGCTATCGCCGATCGGAATTCGGTTGCCCTGATTTTGGCGCTGTCGATGTTGAGTCTGTTCTTGCTGAGTCTGGTGCTCTGCTATCGCAATCTGAGCGGATTGCAACTGCAGGCCCAAACATCTGCAGACGGTAAGGAGACGTCAACGATGCAGCGTTGCTATGTTGGAGGTAACGCCAATTTTGCTGTCACATTGAGAGCAGCCGGTAGCCGCCGCTTTCATCAGGATCTCTGGCTCGGGTTCAGTAATGACGCGATGCAGTATGTCTGCGTACCCAAAGGCGATCAGGTGACCCTTAACCTGACAACTGCAGCGACGCAGCGCGGCTTGCTGAGTGCACCGCGACTGACGCTGCGCACACTCTATCCCATGGGGTTGTGGCAAGGCTGGAGTCGGCCTGATCTGGCCATGCGATGTCTGGTGTATCCCCAGCCGCAGATTTGCGCTTTACCCGCCAACGTTCGCCGGTTACCCGATGCTGCCCATGGCCGCAAGATCACGGCGCGACAGGCGGGAGTTGATGACTTTGCCGGCTTGCGCAGCTACCAGCCGGGCGACAGTCGGCGCCGCATAGCCTGGCAAACGCTGGCCCGCGGACAGGGTCTGAAAACCCGACAGTTTGTGAGCGAAGCCGACCCTCAAGTGTTGCTTTCATTTGATCAGTTCCCGGGCCGTGAGCTGGAATCTGTGTTGTCGTGTTTGTGCTTTCAGGTTCTGCAGCTCAGCCGTCGCGGACAGGCAGTGGGTCTGAAACTGCCAGGTCAGATAGTCATGGCGCCAGCGCAGGGTGATGCCAACAAGCATGCTCTCTTGCAGGCCCTGGCGCTGTTTAACAACGCGGACATCAGGGAGGAGTAA
- a CDS encoding transglutaminaseTgpA domain-containing protein produces MSHISQSVRRSAEPGTKPTPGLDLVIPFSLMAAVALILPPLQAQAWWLILPCLIGLILGWRSISFVLLFAAMTYAETWAAAVYFLALIVLFMMRMNSNPVASHINQIAGAVRQLLLAAPILMVIIVMMLAAGAQWSQGDTGSRAVTGISPSMTPGTVSELVNDSDLAMRVRFSDGQTVPPAQNLYWRGIVLEDFDGRTWSRNNRLEYDLGPIPDGVDEADRLNYLVTLEPSRQFWLYGLHQAYATRPLTFRDRRGVLITSEMVRQRLRYPVTSIAPLPELTLSDTNRQRNLALPPDSNPATRQWVNELRGNIRDDFEFTQAVLQHFNQEAFFYTLTPALNSTHSVDDLLFNTREGYCEHYAGALTVILRAARIPARVVVGYQGGQFNPITGHWSVYQYNAHAWVEAWYPGVGWQRLDPTAAIAPERIQSGIEAWLASLGSNERSQLDHDTRLRLQLTDIPGYQSVRSTLDALQYGWNLGMYDNNGDLRTEDLNNWLAERGLDNLPLWLLALLLVAVGLRAMSGGQFRQPARSAAMRMYLRLDGRLRRRGLGREPGETMAAHLERVGENWPENKPHLQRLADALNKAEYGNEEEQDSTLIRQLIASAGKRLVTDAEGLNGLKGLK; encoded by the coding sequence ATGTCGCACATCTCACAGTCAGTTCGGCGGTCAGCGGAGCCCGGCACGAAGCCGACTCCCGGCCTCGACCTGGTCATTCCTTTCTCTCTCATGGCCGCTGTTGCTCTGATTCTGCCGCCACTGCAGGCCCAGGCCTGGTGGTTGATCCTGCCTTGCCTGATTGGCCTTATTCTGGGTTGGCGCAGTATCAGTTTCGTGTTGCTGTTTGCTGCCATGACTTATGCCGAGACATGGGCTGCCGCTGTCTATTTTCTGGCGCTGATCGTTCTGTTCATGATGCGCATGAACAGCAATCCGGTAGCCAGCCATATCAACCAGATCGCTGGTGCTGTGCGTCAATTGCTGCTGGCAGCACCGATTCTGATGGTTATTATAGTCATGATGCTGGCCGCCGGGGCACAATGGTCTCAAGGCGATACCGGTTCCCGGGCCGTGACCGGTATCAGCCCATCCATGACACCGGGCACGGTGAGTGAGCTGGTCAACGATAGTGATCTGGCCATGCGTGTTCGCTTCAGTGACGGTCAAACGGTCCCACCGGCACAGAATCTGTACTGGAGAGGTATCGTTCTGGAAGACTTTGATGGACGTACCTGGTCGCGCAACAATCGCCTGGAATATGATTTGGGCCCGATTCCCGATGGCGTGGATGAAGCGGATCGCCTCAACTATCTGGTGACTTTGGAGCCCAGTCGTCAGTTCTGGCTGTATGGCCTGCACCAGGCCTATGCAACACGCCCTCTGACTTTTCGCGACAGGCGAGGCGTATTGATCACATCGGAAATGGTTCGCCAGCGCCTGCGCTATCCGGTCACCAGTATCGCTCCGCTGCCGGAATTGACACTCAGTGATACTAATCGGCAACGAAATCTGGCACTACCGCCTGATTCAAACCCGGCAACACGTCAGTGGGTTAATGAGCTGCGCGGCAACATCCGCGATGATTTTGAGTTTACTCAGGCTGTGCTGCAGCATTTCAATCAGGAAGCATTCTTTTATACGCTGACACCGGCACTCAACAGCACCCACAGCGTTGATGATCTGCTGTTCAACACCAGAGAAGGCTACTGCGAACATTACGCTGGCGCGCTGACTGTCATCCTGCGTGCCGCCAGGATTCCTGCCCGGGTTGTGGTCGGCTACCAGGGCGGGCAATTTAACCCGATCACTGGCCACTGGAGTGTTTATCAATACAACGCACATGCCTGGGTTGAGGCCTGGTACCCCGGTGTTGGCTGGCAGCGCCTTGATCCAACCGCCGCCATTGCCCCTGAACGAATCCAGAGCGGTATCGAAGCCTGGCTCGCTTCGCTTGGCAGCAATGAGCGCAGCCAGTTGGACCACGATACCCGTCTGCGCCTTCAATTGACTGATATTCCGGGCTATCAGAGTGTTCGAAGCACGCTGGATGCATTGCAATATGGCTGGAACCTGGGCATGTATGACAACAATGGTGATCTGCGTACTGAGGATCTGAACAACTGGCTGGCAGAGCGCGGGCTGGACAATCTGCCACTTTGGCTGCTGGCGCTGCTGTTGGTGGCTGTCGGACTACGGGCCATGTCGGGGGGGCAATTCAGGCAACCAGCCAGGTCGGCTGCCATGCGGATGTATCTGCGACTGGATGGCAGGTTGCGAAGAAGAGGCCTTGGACGCGAACCGGGGGAAACCATGGCGGCGCATCTGGAACGGGTTGGTGAAAACTGGCCGGAAAATAAGCCTCACTTGCAACGGCTGGCTGATGCACTGAACAAGGCGGAGTACGGCAATGAAGAGGAACAGGACTCAACACTGATCCGGCAGCTTATTGCCTCAGCAGGCAAGCGGCTGGTGACCGATGCGGAGGGTTTAAATGGTTTAAAAGGGTTAAAATAG
- a CDS encoding flavin monoamine oxidase family protein, with the protein MIIIGAGIAGLGCATKLVESGIPADRIVILEARDRSGGRIHNAADDPMLDIPLSGISPAALEMGAGWIHGHGKQHLLSQLLSESKAGEPVVTDWRRTQFSYQGSGRQLGLLAIGSAMMRVGFSAAIGYARRALTSKHQSKAAASTLFPVASLHRTPEAQMLLYTQAEASYAAPLSDMAVSLLGQNETQGIDAQPHEGMSWFVKKLVNCAPSIRYRARVVSLSHASPDESVQAHVCCADGSALSARLGVVVTVPLGVLKNDMIKFSPPLPPAHLAALKRVAMAKFTKVLVIFPRRFWDSGKHGFIVVRDDSAARNELHSASYLCVWHNVSAIHGAAPDKPNALLGIATSHGALHVDSLTENELEQLVSQRLCAAFGLETLPFKPLAILRSAWNNDPLSGYGAYTYPTLGAQKADFDALATDCPPFYFAGEHTWLKEIGTVHGALQSGQAAALRIIEKVLT; encoded by the coding sequence GTGATAATTATCGGTGCAGGGATTGCTGGACTGGGGTGTGCGACAAAGTTAGTTGAATCCGGTATTCCTGCAGACCGTATTGTTATTCTGGAAGCACGTGACAGGTCAGGTGGCCGAATTCACAATGCGGCTGATGACCCCATGTTGGACATTCCACTGTCCGGGATTTCCCCTGCAGCGCTCGAAATGGGAGCTGGCTGGATACATGGTCATGGGAAACAGCACCTCTTGAGTCAGTTGCTGAGCGAGAGCAAAGCAGGGGAGCCTGTTGTTACCGATTGGCGCCGGACCCAATTCAGCTATCAAGGTTCCGGCCGCCAACTTGGATTGTTGGCGATTGGCAGCGCGATGATGCGGGTCGGTTTCTCTGCAGCGATTGGCTATGCTCGAAGAGCGCTGACCTCTAAACATCAGTCCAAAGCTGCGGCGTCGACGTTGTTTCCTGTTGCGAGCTTGCACCGGACGCCCGAAGCGCAAATGTTGCTTTATACTCAGGCTGAAGCCAGTTATGCGGCTCCTTTGAGCGATATGGCTGTCTCGTTACTCGGCCAAAATGAAACTCAAGGCATTGACGCACAGCCGCATGAAGGTATGTCGTGGTTTGTCAAGAAACTGGTTAATTGTGCGCCGTCTATTCGTTATCGTGCGCGCGTGGTCAGTCTGTCGCACGCCTCCCCCGATGAAAGCGTTCAGGCGCACGTCTGCTGCGCAGATGGTAGTGCGCTCAGCGCCAGGTTGGGCGTTGTAGTTACGGTGCCACTTGGGGTACTGAAAAATGACATGATCAAGTTCTCGCCACCACTTCCTCCTGCGCATCTGGCGGCATTGAAGCGTGTTGCAATGGCGAAATTCACGAAAGTGCTTGTGATATTTCCAAGACGATTCTGGGACAGCGGCAAGCACGGTTTTATTGTTGTACGCGACGATTCCGCAGCGCGCAACGAGCTTCATTCGGCATCATACCTTTGCGTGTGGCACAATGTCAGCGCAATCCATGGCGCTGCGCCGGACAAGCCAAATGCATTATTGGGTATTGCCACCAGCCATGGTGCTCTGCATGTGGACTCATTGACGGAGAATGAGTTAGAACAGTTGGTTAGTCAGCGTCTATGTGCAGCCTTTGGTCTGGAGACGCTTCCGTTTAAACCGCTGGCAATCCTGCGGTCTGCCTGGAACAACGATCCATTGAGCGGCTATGGCGCTTATACCTACCCAACTTTGGGTGCGCAGAAAGCTGATTTCGATGCGCTGGCAACAGACTGCCCGCCTTTTTACTTTGCCGGGGAACATACCTGGCTCAAAGAAATCGGAACCGTACACGGTGCGCTGCAAAGTGGGCAGGCCGCTGCCCTGCGCATCATCGAAAAGGTTCTGACCTGA
- a CDS encoding AAA family ATPase, whose protein sequence is MQSSINTALTQLNRAILGKDEPVRLALCCLLSGGHLLLEDLPGMGKTTLAHALAGVLGLSFRRIQFTSDLLPADILGGSVFDPSSGQFHFHEGPVFCQVLMADEINRATPRTQSALLEAMEEGQVSLDGETRPLPEPFFVIATQNPSELAGTYPLPESQTDRFLMCLSLGYPDTVAERQLLAQPDQRLIAQKIDKCLSLADLKNWQRLLMQVHLSDAVLDYIQRLIDFSRQTSRIYLGLSPRGGLAIVRAARCYALMDGRDYVTPDDVQAIFVAVADHRLSASDQFAVSGSATSVTSSQPSGVLAQWVLDSVNVLPG, encoded by the coding sequence ATGCAAAGTAGTATCAACACCGCCCTGACTCAGCTTAATCGCGCCATTCTGGGCAAGGATGAGCCTGTTCGACTGGCTCTTTGCTGTCTGCTCAGCGGCGGTCACCTATTGCTGGAAGATCTGCCCGGCATGGGTAAAACCACACTGGCGCATGCTCTGGCCGGGGTGCTGGGTCTGAGTTTTCGCCGCATTCAGTTCACCAGCGACCTGCTGCCGGCGGACATTCTGGGTGGCTCGGTGTTTGACCCATCTTCCGGGCAGTTTCACTTTCATGAAGGCCCCGTATTCTGCCAGGTGCTGATGGCCGATGAGATCAATCGTGCCACACCGCGCACCCAGAGCGCCCTGTTGGAGGCGATGGAAGAGGGACAGGTGTCGCTGGATGGTGAGACCCGTCCCTTGCCTGAACCATTTTTTGTCATCGCCACCCAGAATCCTTCTGAACTGGCTGGCACCTATCCACTGCCTGAATCACAGACTGACCGTTTTTTGATGTGCCTTTCGTTGGGTTATCCGGATACCGTGGCCGAGCGTCAGTTGCTAGCGCAGCCCGACCAGCGTTTGATTGCACAGAAAATCGACAAATGCCTGTCGCTTGCCGATCTCAAAAATTGGCAACGCTTGCTTATGCAAGTCCATCTGAGCGACGCAGTGCTGGATTACATTCAGCGCCTGATTGATTTCAGTCGGCAGACGTCACGTATTTACCTTGGGTTGTCGCCGCGCGGCGGTCTGGCCATCGTGCGGGCAGCACGCTGTTATGCCCTCATGGATGGGCGTGACTACGTGACACCGGATGATGTGCAGGCAATATTCGTCGCCGTGGCAGATCATCGTTTGAGTGCGAGTGATCAATTCGCCGTTTCCGGTTCTGCTACCTCAGTTACATCATCACAGCCAAGCGGGGTACTGGCGCAATGGGTTCTGGACTCGGTCAACGTCTTGCCGGGCTGA